A single Glycine soja cultivar W05 chromosome 14, ASM419377v2, whole genome shotgun sequence DNA region contains:
- the LOC114385215 gene encoding pentatricopeptide repeat-containing protein At2g42920, chloroplastic-like: protein MTNLENLLAAQVLLGCIGSEKVKVQDFSAPTLDLPFCFKLMPQLGAGYDGAQLHGRVVKLGLEKDQFIQNTIIYMYANSGLLSEARRVFDELVDLDVVACNSMIMGLAKCGEVDKSRRLFDNMPTRTRVTWNSMISGYVRNKRLMEALELFRKMQGERVEPSEFTMVSLLSACAHLGALKHGEWVHDYVKRGHFELNVIVLTAIIDMYCKCGVIVKAIEVFEASPTRGLSCWNSIIIGLALNGYERKAIEYFSKLEASDLKPDHVSFIGVLTACKYIGAVGKARDYFSLMMNKYEIEPSIKHYTCMVEVLGQAALLEEAEQLIKGMPLKADFIIWGSLLSSCRKHGNVEIAKRAAQRVCELNPSDASGYLLMSNVQAASNQFEEAMEQRILMRERLAEKEQDAVQ, encoded by the exons ATGACAAATCTTGAAAATCTCCTTGCTGCACAAGTTCTTCTTGGATGTATAGGGTCTGAGAAGGTAAAGGTACAAGACTT TTCTGCCCCAACGCTTGACTTACCCTTCTGTTTCAAGCTTATGCCTCAACTGGGTGCTGGCTATGATGGAGCTCAGCTTCATGGGAGGGTTGTTAAGTTGGGTCTTGAGAAGGACCAGTTTATTCAAAATACTATCATTTACATGTATGCTAATAGTGGGTTATTGAGTGAGGCTAGGAGAGTGTTTGATGAACTTGTGGATCTTGATGTGGTGGCTTGCAATTCTATGATTATGGGGCTTGCTAAGTGTGGGGAGGTTGATAAGTCTAGGAGGTTGTTTGATAACATGCCTACAAGAACCAGAGTTACTTGGAATTCTATGATTAGTGGTTATGTTAGGAATAAGAGGCTGATGGAGGCATTGGAGCTTTTCCGCAAGATGCAGGGAGAAAGGGTTGAGCCTAGTGAATTTACAATGGTGAGCTTGTTAAGTGCTTGTGCCCATTTAGGAGCACTTAAACATGGGGAGTGGGTTCATGATTATGTAAAAAGGGGTCATTTTGAGTTGAATGTCATTGTTCTCACAGCAATTATTGACATGTACTGCAAGTGTGGAGTTATTGTAAAGGCTATTGAAGTGTTTGAGGCATCACCCACAAGAGGATTATCATGTTGGAACTCCATTATAATAGGACTTGCCCTGAATGGTTATGAGAGAAAAGCAATTGAGTACTTCTCTAAGCTTGAAGCCTCAGATTTAAAGCCAGACCATGTAAGTTTCATTGGTGTTTTAACTGCTTGTAAATATATAGGAGCAGTAGGAAAAGCAAGGGACTATTTTTCTCTGATGATGAATAAGTATGAGATTGAGCCATCCATAAAACACTACACTTGCATGGTTGAAGTGCTAGGTCAAGCTGCGCTACTAGAAGAAGCAGAACAACTAATAAAGGGTATGCCTCTAAAGGCTGATTTTATTATATGGGGGTCTTTGCTTTCATCTTGTAGGAAGCATGGGAATGTAGAAATTGCGAAACGAGCTGCACAAAGAGTCTGTGAGTTAAATCCAAGTGATGCCAGTGGTTATTTACTTATGTCTAATGTTCAGGCTGCATCCAACCAATTTGAAGAGGCAATGGAGCAAAGAATTTTGATGAGAGAAAGATTGGCAGAGAAGGAGCAGGATGCAGTTCAATAG